One stretch of Miscanthus floridulus cultivar M001 chromosome 18, ASM1932011v1, whole genome shotgun sequence DNA includes these proteins:
- the LOC136524683 gene encoding uncharacterized protein gives MAATWWGAWRSRFSSTESGGGDSVHQRPPQLYLADYINNNYGISSTTTASSATCTTTASSGSASAPAARVLHSFMPAPNTSTLVVEEDADEEVGGETVTEQDKAKTREHMRDLIHGSDPLDRWLWELQRGGVASAHKFQALADARDALAGAMEHVQLLDSWLCSSIQLHAEATKTSGEMSSLLLAKLDRLDGAIRHTRDYVKTQFMSLTGDRHHDSRASGLAEDLSPGIHKATKSALSCIIVLWTSYKRSAVDPPPTIHEAPASVRVHGKDAPAAAGNENTSSSTSLIMVIFRSLEEKLTRVSESFPDQSLRFLFLINNFYFVWHQLRTNQRLVDVPMYALAHKIDGYINSYIQASWTPVLKPLHDRTPCCLTRYSAQHNFETKFEKTYIKQKLWKVPDPELREELRAAIIKKVIPAFTKFMEDNAVSASRVTPKELEEMLDELFEG, from the exons ATGGCGGCTACCTGGTGGGGAGCATGGAGGTCGAGGTTCTCATCCACCGAGAGCGGCGGTGGCGATTCCGTTCACCAGAGGCCGCCGCAGCTCTACTTGGCCGATTACATCAACAACAACTATGGCATCAGTAGCACCACCACTGCTTCATCAGCTACCTGCACAACCACAGCCAGCAGCGGCAGCGCCTCAGCTCCAGCTGCTCGTGTCCTCCACTCGTTTATGCCCGCTCCCAACACCTCCACGTTGGTCGTGGAAGAAGACGCGGACGAGGAGGTCGGCGGCGAAACGGTCACGGAGCAAGACAAGGCCAAGACACGCGAGCACATGAGGGACCTCATCCATGGATCGGATCCCTTGGACAGGTGGCTCTGGGAGCTGCAG AGGGGTGGAGTGGCATCAGCTCACAAATTCCAGGCACTAGCAGACGCCCGTGACGCTCTCGCCGGTGCCATGGAACATGTCCAGCTCTTGGACTCGTGGCTCTGTTCCTCAATCCAGCTGCACGCtgaagctacaaagacaagcggCGAGATGAGTAGCCTCTTGCTAGCAAAACTGGACAGGCTGGATGGGGCCATACGGCACACAAGAGACTATGTCAAGACTCAGTTCATGTCCTTGACGGGTGATCGTCACCATGACTCTAGAGCATCAGGACTGGCGGAGGACCTATCACCTGGCATTCACAAGGCCACTAAGTCTGCGCTAAGCTGCATCATTGTGTTGTGGACTAGCTACAAACGATCTGCAGTGGATCCTCCTCCTACCATTCATGAAGCACCAGCATCCGTTCGTGTTCATGGTAAGGACGCCCCCGCAGCAGCAGGCAATGAGAATACCAGTTCTTCTACCAGCTTGATCATGGTGATATTCCGTTCTCTAGAAGAAAAGCTCACCAGAGTGTCAGAGTCATTTCCAGACCAGAGCCTCAGGTTCCTATTCTTGATCAACAACTTCTACTTTGTCTGGCATCAGCTTCGTACAAATCAGCGGCTTGTGGATGTCCCCATGTATGCCTTGGCTCACAAGATCGATGGTTACATAAACAGTTATATTCAAGCATCTTGGACACCTGTGTTGAAGCCCTTACATGATCGTACACCTTGTTGCTTAACAAGATACTCAGCACAACATAATTTCGAGACAAAGTTTGAGAAGACCTACATCAAGCAAAAGCTCTGGAAGGTTCCAGACCCAGAGCTGAGGGAAGAGCTGCGGGCAGCCATCATCAAGAAAGTCATTCCAGCCTTCACAAAATTCATGGAGGATAATGCTGTCAGTGCCTCAAGAGTCACTCCCAAGGAACTGGAAGAGATGTTGGACGAGCTATTTGAAGGATAA